In one window of Musa acuminata AAA Group cultivar baxijiao chromosome BXJ3-2, Cavendish_Baxijiao_AAA, whole genome shotgun sequence DNA:
- the LOC103972836 gene encoding calmodulin-binding transcription activator 4 isoform X2, whose protein sequence is MMQRDFDINKLSKETQFRWLKPVEVLFILQNHETFEITQKPPQKPPSGSLFLFNRRVLRYFRNDGHSWRKKRNGKTIREGHERLKIGNYEAINCYYAHGEPNSCFQRRSYWMLDPAFDHIVLVHYREVIKGRHIPKSIVSSSIDSCPTLRYSTSVSNDQAQGIHSRTIEFNDPCQNSCSPGSVEEVISQVTGGNIKMSHLNTMDRSESTNQLLQPELSQALRKLEEQLSLDKDKDSFASSEEELPPFCNLNVETHNTQDETRSPKEEALQNPLDKFQQMSNGHNEDSLQYDNGLEWHHGSLFPQSYATEADNYGANYSLLIQGTGETAPSAEISEFSSLFTDMWFDQSQFGAPRRTESGLTLAERYLFTIREVVPEWAFSSEPTKVIITGDFHCSPFEHTWTVLFGDIEVPLEIVQDGVFRCLTPQQSARKVKLCITSGNSQLCSEPHEFEFREKPERASSSSTSVGAVGTKISAELLSLVKFMQILFSSASNPQEDIELEVDPLRKLEGSKNRLEPIIEALLSGSMAPEKIMNAILQELLKDKLHQWLSFKHQGATEKDHPLSKQEQCIIHMISALGYQWALLPILKSGVCINYRDSNGWTALHWAASSGREEMVAALLAAGASAGVVTNPSAHDPAGKTPASLAAASGHKGLAGYLSEAALTSHLFSLTTERNERFEESAYVEVQRGVNSISERSAHAHSDGGTEDQLSLKDSLAAVRNAVQAAARIQAAFRAYSFRRKQQEAAICMSPAGIHELSVASRSHKAFYGFSDQKYEQAALSIQRNYQRWKRRKEFLQKRRCIVKIQAHVRGRLARENYKELLWSVGVLEKALLRWHRRGVGLRGFQAEPEYIDEEEDDIVKVLRRQNLDTAINEAVFKVTSVVGSPRARQQYRRMLESYQQVKDSIILSSPKGPDSASTKS, encoded by the exons ATTGGAAATTATGAAGCAATAAATTGTTATTATGCCCATGGGGAACCAAATTCTTGTTTTCAAAGGAGGAGTTATTGGATGCTAGATCC GGCCTTTGACCACATTGTTCTCGTACACTATAGAGAGGTTATCaag GGAAGACACATTCCTAAATCTATTGTCAGCAGCTCAATTGATTCTTGTCCAACTCTGAGATATAGCACGAGTGTCAGTAATGATCAAGCACAGGGAATTCATTCTCGTACCATTGAATTTAATGATCCTTGTCAGAACTCATGTAGTCCAGGATCAGTGGAAGAAGTTATTTCTCAGGTCACTGGAGGAAATATTAAGATGTCCCACTTAAACACAATGGACAGATCAGAATCTACTAACCAATTATTGCAACCAGAATTAAGTCAAGCACTGAGAAAGCTTGAAGAGCAGCTAAGCTTAGATAAGGACAAGGATAGCTTTGCTTCTTCTGAAGAAGAACTGCCCCCATTCTGCAACCTGAATGTGGAAACACATAATACACAAGATGAAACAAGGAGCCCGAAAGAGGAGGCACTTCAGAATCCACTTGATAAATTCCAACAAATGTCAAATGGTCACAATGAAGATAGTCTGCAATATGACA ATGGTTTGGAATGGCATCATGGATCCCTTTTTCCACAATCTTATGCCACTGAAGCAGACAATTATGGAGCCAATTATAGTCTGCTGATACAAGGAACTGGCGAAACTGCTCCTTCAGCTGAAATAAGTGAGTTTTCTTCTTTGTTTACAGATATGTGGTTTGACCAAAGTCAGTTTGGAGCTCCTCGTCGAACAGAATCAGGTTTGACATTAGCAGAAAGGTATCTGTTTACCATACGCGAAGTCGTTCCTGAGTGGGCATTTTCTTCTGAACCAACAAAG GTTATCATCACAGGAGACTTTCATTGCAGTCCTTTTGAGCATACATGGACTGTATTATTTGGAGATATTgaagttcctttggaaattgttCAGGATGGTGTTTTCCGTTGCTTAACTCCCCAGCAAAGTGCCAGAAAAGTCAAACTGTGCATTACATCTGGCAACAGCCAACTCTGCAGTGAGCCACATGAATTTGAATTTCGTGAGAAGCCAGAAAGAGCAAGCTCCAGTAGTACATCAGTTGGAGCTGTTGGAACAAAAATCTCAGCGGAACTCTTATCTCTGGTCAAATTTATGCAGATACTTTTTTCTAGTGCATCAAACCCTCAAGAAGATATTGAACTGGAAGTTGATCCTTTGAGGAAGTTGGAAGGATCCAAAAATCGGTTAGAACCAATCATCGAAGCTCTCCTATCTGGCTCTATGGCTCCAGAAAAGATAATGAATGCAATCCTTCAAGAACTATTAAAAGATAAGTTGCATCAGTGGTTATCATTTAAGCATCAAGGGGCTACCGAAAAAGATCATCCACTATCCAAACAAGAACAATGCATCATACACATGATCTCGGCCTTGGGTTATCAGTGGGCCTTACTTCCAATTCTCAAATCTGGTGTATGCATAAACTACCGTGATTCAAATGGATGGACTGCACTTCACTGGGCTGCAAGTTCTGGAAG GGAAGAAATGGTTGCTGCACTTCTTGCTGCTGGTGCTTCAGCCGGAGTTGTCACAAATCCAAGTGCACATGATCCAGCAGGCAAAACGCCAGCTTCTTTAGCTGCTGCCAGTGGTCACAAAGGTCTTGCTGGATATCTTTCAGAAGCTGCACTAACCAGTCATCTTTTTTCTCTGACAACTGAGAGAAATGAGAGATTCGAGGAGTCTGCTTATGTGGAGGTCCAGAGAGGTGTGAACAGTATATCTGAGAGGAGTGCCCATGCCCACTCAGATGGTGGGACAGAGGATCAACTTTCACTTAAAGATTCATTAGCAGCTGTCAGAAATGCAGTTCAAGCGGCAGCCCGTATACAAGCTGCTTTCCGAGCATATTCTTTCAGGAGGAAGCAACAAGAAGCTGCCATATGTATGTCTCCAGCAGGCATACATGAACTTTCTGTTGCATCAAGGTCACATAAAGCATTTTATGGTTTTAGTGATCAAAAATATGAGCAAGCAGCTTTGTCAATTCAAAGGAACTATCAGCGTTGGAAAAGACGAAAGGAGTTTCTACAGAAACGTAGATGTATTGTGAAGATACAG GCTCATGTAAGAGGTCGTCTAGCAAGGGAAAATTACAAGGAGCTCCTTTGGAGCGTTGGTGTCCTAGAAAAGGCCCTGCTGCGATGGCATAGAAGAGGAGTTGGCTTACGGGGGTTTCAAGCTGAGCCAGAATATATCGACGAGGAAGAAGATGACATAGTCAAGGTTTTACGTAGGCAAAACTTGGATACAGCTATTAATGAAGCTGTCTTCAAGGTCACATCCGTGGTAGGGAGCCCTCGAGCACGGCAGCAGTACCGCCGGATGCTTGAAAGCTACCAACAGgttaag GACTCGATCATCTTGTCTTCACCCAAAGGTCCTGATTCAGCTTCCACAAAATCTTGA
- the LOC103972836 gene encoding calmodulin-binding transcription activator 4 isoform X1 encodes MMQRVTDFDINKLSKETQFRWLKPVEVLFILQNHETFEITQKPPQKPPSGSLFLFNRRVLRYFRNDGHSWRKKRNGKTIREGHERLKIGNYEAINCYYAHGEPNSCFQRRSYWMLDPAFDHIVLVHYREVIKGRHIPKSIVSSSIDSCPTLRYSTSVSNDQAQGIHSRTIEFNDPCQNSCSPGSVEEVISQVTGGNIKMSHLNTMDRSESTNQLLQPELSQALRKLEEQLSLDKDKDSFASSEEELPPFCNLNVETHNTQDETRSPKEEALQNPLDKFQQMSNGHNEDSLQYDNGLEWHHGSLFPQSYATEADNYGANYSLLIQGTGETAPSAEISEFSSLFTDMWFDQSQFGAPRRTESGLTLAERYLFTIREVVPEWAFSSEPTKVIITGDFHCSPFEHTWTVLFGDIEVPLEIVQDGVFRCLTPQQSARKVKLCITSGNSQLCSEPHEFEFREKPERASSSSTSVGAVGTKISAELLSLVKFMQILFSSASNPQEDIELEVDPLRKLEGSKNRLEPIIEALLSGSMAPEKIMNAILQELLKDKLHQWLSFKHQGATEKDHPLSKQEQCIIHMISALGYQWALLPILKSGVCINYRDSNGWTALHWAASSGREEMVAALLAAGASAGVVTNPSAHDPAGKTPASLAAASGHKGLAGYLSEAALTSHLFSLTTERNERFEESAYVEVQRGVNSISERSAHAHSDGGTEDQLSLKDSLAAVRNAVQAAARIQAAFRAYSFRRKQQEAAICMSPAGIHELSVASRSHKAFYGFSDQKYEQAALSIQRNYQRWKRRKEFLQKRRCIVKIQAHVRGRLARENYKELLWSVGVLEKALLRWHRRGVGLRGFQAEPEYIDEEEDDIVKVLRRQNLDTAINEAVFKVTSVVGSPRARQQYRRMLESYQQVKDSIILSSPKGPDSASTKS; translated from the exons ATTGGAAATTATGAAGCAATAAATTGTTATTATGCCCATGGGGAACCAAATTCTTGTTTTCAAAGGAGGAGTTATTGGATGCTAGATCC GGCCTTTGACCACATTGTTCTCGTACACTATAGAGAGGTTATCaag GGAAGACACATTCCTAAATCTATTGTCAGCAGCTCAATTGATTCTTGTCCAACTCTGAGATATAGCACGAGTGTCAGTAATGATCAAGCACAGGGAATTCATTCTCGTACCATTGAATTTAATGATCCTTGTCAGAACTCATGTAGTCCAGGATCAGTGGAAGAAGTTATTTCTCAGGTCACTGGAGGAAATATTAAGATGTCCCACTTAAACACAATGGACAGATCAGAATCTACTAACCAATTATTGCAACCAGAATTAAGTCAAGCACTGAGAAAGCTTGAAGAGCAGCTAAGCTTAGATAAGGACAAGGATAGCTTTGCTTCTTCTGAAGAAGAACTGCCCCCATTCTGCAACCTGAATGTGGAAACACATAATACACAAGATGAAACAAGGAGCCCGAAAGAGGAGGCACTTCAGAATCCACTTGATAAATTCCAACAAATGTCAAATGGTCACAATGAAGATAGTCTGCAATATGACA ATGGTTTGGAATGGCATCATGGATCCCTTTTTCCACAATCTTATGCCACTGAAGCAGACAATTATGGAGCCAATTATAGTCTGCTGATACAAGGAACTGGCGAAACTGCTCCTTCAGCTGAAATAAGTGAGTTTTCTTCTTTGTTTACAGATATGTGGTTTGACCAAAGTCAGTTTGGAGCTCCTCGTCGAACAGAATCAGGTTTGACATTAGCAGAAAGGTATCTGTTTACCATACGCGAAGTCGTTCCTGAGTGGGCATTTTCTTCTGAACCAACAAAG GTTATCATCACAGGAGACTTTCATTGCAGTCCTTTTGAGCATACATGGACTGTATTATTTGGAGATATTgaagttcctttggaaattgttCAGGATGGTGTTTTCCGTTGCTTAACTCCCCAGCAAAGTGCCAGAAAAGTCAAACTGTGCATTACATCTGGCAACAGCCAACTCTGCAGTGAGCCACATGAATTTGAATTTCGTGAGAAGCCAGAAAGAGCAAGCTCCAGTAGTACATCAGTTGGAGCTGTTGGAACAAAAATCTCAGCGGAACTCTTATCTCTGGTCAAATTTATGCAGATACTTTTTTCTAGTGCATCAAACCCTCAAGAAGATATTGAACTGGAAGTTGATCCTTTGAGGAAGTTGGAAGGATCCAAAAATCGGTTAGAACCAATCATCGAAGCTCTCCTATCTGGCTCTATGGCTCCAGAAAAGATAATGAATGCAATCCTTCAAGAACTATTAAAAGATAAGTTGCATCAGTGGTTATCATTTAAGCATCAAGGGGCTACCGAAAAAGATCATCCACTATCCAAACAAGAACAATGCATCATACACATGATCTCGGCCTTGGGTTATCAGTGGGCCTTACTTCCAATTCTCAAATCTGGTGTATGCATAAACTACCGTGATTCAAATGGATGGACTGCACTTCACTGGGCTGCAAGTTCTGGAAG GGAAGAAATGGTTGCTGCACTTCTTGCTGCTGGTGCTTCAGCCGGAGTTGTCACAAATCCAAGTGCACATGATCCAGCAGGCAAAACGCCAGCTTCTTTAGCTGCTGCCAGTGGTCACAAAGGTCTTGCTGGATATCTTTCAGAAGCTGCACTAACCAGTCATCTTTTTTCTCTGACAACTGAGAGAAATGAGAGATTCGAGGAGTCTGCTTATGTGGAGGTCCAGAGAGGTGTGAACAGTATATCTGAGAGGAGTGCCCATGCCCACTCAGATGGTGGGACAGAGGATCAACTTTCACTTAAAGATTCATTAGCAGCTGTCAGAAATGCAGTTCAAGCGGCAGCCCGTATACAAGCTGCTTTCCGAGCATATTCTTTCAGGAGGAAGCAACAAGAAGCTGCCATATGTATGTCTCCAGCAGGCATACATGAACTTTCTGTTGCATCAAGGTCACATAAAGCATTTTATGGTTTTAGTGATCAAAAATATGAGCAAGCAGCTTTGTCAATTCAAAGGAACTATCAGCGTTGGAAAAGACGAAAGGAGTTTCTACAGAAACGTAGATGTATTGTGAAGATACAG GCTCATGTAAGAGGTCGTCTAGCAAGGGAAAATTACAAGGAGCTCCTTTGGAGCGTTGGTGTCCTAGAAAAGGCCCTGCTGCGATGGCATAGAAGAGGAGTTGGCTTACGGGGGTTTCAAGCTGAGCCAGAATATATCGACGAGGAAGAAGATGACATAGTCAAGGTTTTACGTAGGCAAAACTTGGATACAGCTATTAATGAAGCTGTCTTCAAGGTCACATCCGTGGTAGGGAGCCCTCGAGCACGGCAGCAGTACCGCCGGATGCTTGAAAGCTACCAACAGgttaag GACTCGATCATCTTGTCTTCACCCAAAGGTCCTGATTCAGCTTCCACAAAATCTTGA
- the LOC103972836 gene encoding calmodulin-binding transcription activator 4 isoform X3 — protein MMQRVTDFDINKLSKETQFRWLKPVEVLFILQNHETFEITQKPPQKPPSGSLFLFNRRVLRYFRNDGHSWRKKRNGKTIREGHERLKIGNYEAINCYYAHGEPNSCFQRRSYWMLDPAFDHIVLVHYREVIKGRHIPKSIVSSSIDSCPTLRYSTSVSNDQAQGIHSRTIEFNDPCQNSCSPGSVEEVISQVTGGNIKMSHLNTMDRSESTNQLLQPELSQALRKLEEQLSLDKDKDSFASSEEELPPFCNLNVETHNTQDETRSPKEEALQNPLDKFQQMSNGHNEDSLQYDNGLEWHHGSLFPQSYATEADNYGANYSLLIQGTGETAPSAEISEFSSLFTDMWFDQSQFGAPRRTESGLTLAERYLFTIREVVPEWAFSSEPTKVIITGDFHCSPFEHTWTVLFGDIEVPLEIVQDGVFRCLTPQQSARKVKLCITSGNSQLCSEPHEFEFREKPERASSSSTSVGAVGTKISAELLSLVKFMQILFSSASNPQEDIELEVDPLRKLEGSKNRLEPIIEALLSGSMAPEKIMNAILQELLKDKLHQWLSFKHQGATEKDHPLSKQEQCIIHMISALGYQWALLPILKSGVCINYRDSNGWTALHWAASSGREEMVAALLAAGASAGVVTNPSAHDPAGKTPASLAAASGHKGLAGYLSEAALTSHLFSLTTERNERFEESAYVEVQRGVNSISERSAHAHSDGGTEDQLSLKDSLAAVRNAVQAAARIQAAFRAYSFRRKQQEAAICMSPAGIHELSVASRSHKAFYGFSDQKYEQAALSIQRNYQRWKRRKEFLQKRRCIVKIQAHVRGRLARENYKELLWSVGVLEKALLRWHRRGVGLRGFQAEPEYIDEEEDDIVKVLRRQNLDTAINEAVFKVTSVVGSPRARQQYRRMLESYQQVKTKLDNCT, from the exons ATTGGAAATTATGAAGCAATAAATTGTTATTATGCCCATGGGGAACCAAATTCTTGTTTTCAAAGGAGGAGTTATTGGATGCTAGATCC GGCCTTTGACCACATTGTTCTCGTACACTATAGAGAGGTTATCaag GGAAGACACATTCCTAAATCTATTGTCAGCAGCTCAATTGATTCTTGTCCAACTCTGAGATATAGCACGAGTGTCAGTAATGATCAAGCACAGGGAATTCATTCTCGTACCATTGAATTTAATGATCCTTGTCAGAACTCATGTAGTCCAGGATCAGTGGAAGAAGTTATTTCTCAGGTCACTGGAGGAAATATTAAGATGTCCCACTTAAACACAATGGACAGATCAGAATCTACTAACCAATTATTGCAACCAGAATTAAGTCAAGCACTGAGAAAGCTTGAAGAGCAGCTAAGCTTAGATAAGGACAAGGATAGCTTTGCTTCTTCTGAAGAAGAACTGCCCCCATTCTGCAACCTGAATGTGGAAACACATAATACACAAGATGAAACAAGGAGCCCGAAAGAGGAGGCACTTCAGAATCCACTTGATAAATTCCAACAAATGTCAAATGGTCACAATGAAGATAGTCTGCAATATGACA ATGGTTTGGAATGGCATCATGGATCCCTTTTTCCACAATCTTATGCCACTGAAGCAGACAATTATGGAGCCAATTATAGTCTGCTGATACAAGGAACTGGCGAAACTGCTCCTTCAGCTGAAATAAGTGAGTTTTCTTCTTTGTTTACAGATATGTGGTTTGACCAAAGTCAGTTTGGAGCTCCTCGTCGAACAGAATCAGGTTTGACATTAGCAGAAAGGTATCTGTTTACCATACGCGAAGTCGTTCCTGAGTGGGCATTTTCTTCTGAACCAACAAAG GTTATCATCACAGGAGACTTTCATTGCAGTCCTTTTGAGCATACATGGACTGTATTATTTGGAGATATTgaagttcctttggaaattgttCAGGATGGTGTTTTCCGTTGCTTAACTCCCCAGCAAAGTGCCAGAAAAGTCAAACTGTGCATTACATCTGGCAACAGCCAACTCTGCAGTGAGCCACATGAATTTGAATTTCGTGAGAAGCCAGAAAGAGCAAGCTCCAGTAGTACATCAGTTGGAGCTGTTGGAACAAAAATCTCAGCGGAACTCTTATCTCTGGTCAAATTTATGCAGATACTTTTTTCTAGTGCATCAAACCCTCAAGAAGATATTGAACTGGAAGTTGATCCTTTGAGGAAGTTGGAAGGATCCAAAAATCGGTTAGAACCAATCATCGAAGCTCTCCTATCTGGCTCTATGGCTCCAGAAAAGATAATGAATGCAATCCTTCAAGAACTATTAAAAGATAAGTTGCATCAGTGGTTATCATTTAAGCATCAAGGGGCTACCGAAAAAGATCATCCACTATCCAAACAAGAACAATGCATCATACACATGATCTCGGCCTTGGGTTATCAGTGGGCCTTACTTCCAATTCTCAAATCTGGTGTATGCATAAACTACCGTGATTCAAATGGATGGACTGCACTTCACTGGGCTGCAAGTTCTGGAAG GGAAGAAATGGTTGCTGCACTTCTTGCTGCTGGTGCTTCAGCCGGAGTTGTCACAAATCCAAGTGCACATGATCCAGCAGGCAAAACGCCAGCTTCTTTAGCTGCTGCCAGTGGTCACAAAGGTCTTGCTGGATATCTTTCAGAAGCTGCACTAACCAGTCATCTTTTTTCTCTGACAACTGAGAGAAATGAGAGATTCGAGGAGTCTGCTTATGTGGAGGTCCAGAGAGGTGTGAACAGTATATCTGAGAGGAGTGCCCATGCCCACTCAGATGGTGGGACAGAGGATCAACTTTCACTTAAAGATTCATTAGCAGCTGTCAGAAATGCAGTTCAAGCGGCAGCCCGTATACAAGCTGCTTTCCGAGCATATTCTTTCAGGAGGAAGCAACAAGAAGCTGCCATATGTATGTCTCCAGCAGGCATACATGAACTTTCTGTTGCATCAAGGTCACATAAAGCATTTTATGGTTTTAGTGATCAAAAATATGAGCAAGCAGCTTTGTCAATTCAAAGGAACTATCAGCGTTGGAAAAGACGAAAGGAGTTTCTACAGAAACGTAGATGTATTGTGAAGATACAG GCTCATGTAAGAGGTCGTCTAGCAAGGGAAAATTACAAGGAGCTCCTTTGGAGCGTTGGTGTCCTAGAAAAGGCCCTGCTGCGATGGCATAGAAGAGGAGTTGGCTTACGGGGGTTTCAAGCTGAGCCAGAATATATCGACGAGGAAGAAGATGACATAGTCAAGGTTTTACGTAGGCAAAACTTGGATACAGCTATTAATGAAGCTGTCTTCAAGGTCACATCCGTGGTAGGGAGCCCTCGAGCACGGCAGCAGTACCGCCGGATGCTTGAAAGCTACCAACAGgttaag ACCAAGCTGGataattgtacataa